The Bdellovibrio sp. ZAP7 DNA segment TCCTTGCCCCCCAAAACAACGGGAATCCCCACATAATAACGATGGGCTGTTTGCCCCAACCAATGCTGGCGGCGATCCAAATCAGGGGATCTGGCAAAATACAGCCAGGCAATTCCGGCAACTACGATGGAGCTTACGATTTTAAAAGCAAAGGCCTCTGTCGCCAAAGGTGGCTCCTGAAAAAACATCAGATGCGAAAGATTGATCGCGATAAAAAGAGCGCACAGAACCAGGCCAACCAACCATAAGAGCTTGTGACGAATCAAAAAACTGACACCCGCCGCAAACACGACAAGCCAACCGATGATTTCAAGAGGCACAGTGGAGCCCGTGTGCATCGTGGTAAAATCCATGACTGGGATCACCATTAAAATAAATGCCGCTGGCACAATCACCCATGGACCGTGTGTTATTCCCACTGTTTTTCTCATAGCTAACTTATCGGCATCACGAATGTGGGAATACAGTTTTTTTGTTGCTTCCCCGGCTGTTCTAAATAGACTGTTTAACTGTGAGACATCTATTAAAAATACCATTTCTTATTGGCGCATTCTTAGTTTCAAAACAAGCCATGGCCTATCCTGATTTTATCGGATACGGTTATTCCTCTTGCATTACCTGCCACTATAATGGCCTTGGTGGCGGAGCTCTGAATGACTATGGAAGAGCCCTCTTTGCGACGGAAATCACTTCTCGCTCAGTGTACCCGGCCTCTATGGATGAGGAAGCTATTGGCGCCAGCTCTGGTTTTTTAATTACGCAGCCTTTGCCTTGGTATTTCCGTCCCGGCATTAAATATCGCGGCCTTTATTTTCAACAAAATCCCAATGGCTCAAACGAAGTGAACAAATGGGTGAACATGCAGCGCGATTTCAATTTAAATTTCTTCTTTGATAAAAAGCAGAACTTGGCGCTGATCACAACAGCTTCCTATGCGGATTTCGATATTCCTGAAACGACGATCGATAAATGGACGATGTACGCGAAAGAATTCTATTTGCGCTACAAACAAAGTAACAACCTGTGGTGGTAT contains these protein-coding regions:
- a CDS encoding PilZ domain-containing protein, with product MRKTVGITHGPWVIVPAAFILMVIPVMDFTTMHTGSTVPLEIIGWLVVFAAGVSFLIRHKLLWLVGLVLCALFIAINLSHLMFFQEPPLATEAFAFKIVSSIVVAGIAWLYFARSPDLDRRQHWLGQTAHRYYVGIPVVLGGKDQCKTLDLSYTGARIAVFQAREKFKVGQRLSVEVPDIDGILCQAKVIAVGHSEIRVHFVDTSDHEQEQIRQWLISQNLQSV